From Aedes albopictus strain Foshan chromosome 1, AalbF5, whole genome shotgun sequence, one genomic window encodes:
- the LOC134288682 gene encoding uncharacterized protein LOC134288682 encodes MKREDYDNKMRALVNDTTTYEKVRSDPTSRYQIGNNSIVRRLRNLKLIEYRTAHELTSNNAICPRIYGQPKAHKPDLPLRPVIPNITAPTYKLAKYIAAILQNSFHSQYNTSSSFEFCDEVNNVTLPEGYVMISLDVTSLFTNVPRSLVIKNIIERWNEVKTQINLDLFLEIVEYCMEASFFCFEGQYYKQTYGTAMGSPLSPIVADIVLDSVISLAMQSIPFEITIFRKYVDDIFMAIPRNSEQLVLEAFNSVEPRLQFTIESENDRRLAFLDTTVIRNQDQSLTTEWYAKPIASGRMLNYTSFHQPKHKINVANNLIHRVCSLTRNKSMEEIVKTIHHHLQMNNYPKHLINRLLHLYINKPAATHPQTNSPSRPSCQLSPEPPTTTPTESIQPVILPANPTQLEPPPQDSHDTDEDQNLQTITIPSIHTTDLTERTNNRRTDEQPETTQNVKTYRSIGETGET; translated from the coding sequence ATGAAGAGGGAGGACTACGACAACAAAATGCGGGCGTTAGTCAATGACACCACCACGTACGAAAAAGTGAGGTCAGATCCCACGTCCAGGTACCAAATTGGTAACAACAGCATAGTTAGACGGCTTAGGAACCTCAAGCTGATCGAATACCGAACAGCGCATGAACTAACCTCGAACAATGCAATATGTCCCCGAATCTACGGACAGCCAAAAGCGCACAAGCCGGATCTCCCACTTCGCCCCGTCATCCCCAACATAACAGCTCCAACATACAAGCTTGCCAAATACATTGCCGCAATCCTACAAAACTCCTTCCATAGTCAGTACAATACGTCCAGCTCATTCGAGTTCTGCGACGAGGTGAACAACGTAACACTTCCAGAGGGATACGTTATGATCTCCCTCGACGTTACGTCGTTGTTCACAAACGTCCCCCGATCGCTAGTGATTAAAAACATAATCGAGCGATGGAATGAGGTCAAAACCCAAATAAACCTCGACCTATTCCTGGAGATAGTGGAGTACTGTATGGAAGCCAGTTTCTTCTGTTTCGAGGGACAATACTACAAACAGACGTATGGGACAGCCATGGGAAGCCCGCTCTCCCCCATAGTAGCCGACATCGTCCTAGATTCGGTTATCAGCCTAGCTATGCAATCTATACCCTTTGAGATAACAATCTTTAGGAAATACGTGGACGACATCTTCATGGCGATCCCACGGAATAGCGAGCAACTAGTCCTTGAGGCCTTCAATAGTGTAGAACCGAGGCTGCAGTTCACTATCGAAAGCGAAAACGATCGGCGACTGGCATTCCTAGATACGACGGTCATACGCAACCAGGACCAGTCCCTAACGACAGAGTGGTACGCGAAACCGATCGCATCGGGCAGGATGCTGAACTACACCTCGTTTCACCAGCCAAAGCACAAAATTAACGTTGCGAACAACTTAATACACCGCGTATGTTCGCTAACCCGCAACAAATCAATGGAGGAAATAGTGAAGACGATCCACCACCACCTCCAGATGAACAACTACCCCAAACACCtgatcaacagacttctccatctGTACATCAACAAACCCGCAGCAACCCACCCACAAACAAACTCACCCAGCCGACCATCGTGCCAGCTATCTCCCGAACCACCCACAACAACGCCAACCGAATCCATCCAGCCAGTCATCCTGCCAGCAAACCCCACCCAACTAGAACCGCCCCCACAAGATTCACACGACACTGATGAGGACCAAAATCTCCAAACTATAACAATTCCCAGCATCCACACAACCGACCTGACCGAACGAACAAACAACCGACGAACAGATGAGCAACCTGAAACGACGCAAAATGTGAAAACCTACAGAtcgataggggagactggggagacttga